The nucleotide sequence GTTTGTGGCCTTGCACGAGTTCCAGAACCTGCACCAGCAGTACAAGGCCAAGATTCACGAGTTCGTGATGGCGCACTTCTTCCAGAGCTACTCGTTTGATCTGGACAAGACGCTCTACCTGTTCACGAGTGGCCGCTACGAGTACCACAACAAAGGCTTCGACCTCACGCTGGAGGCGCTGGCCCGCCTCAACTACCGCCTGCAGCAAAGCGGGCTGGAAGGCAATGTGGTGATGTTCTTTATCACCAAGCGGCCGTTCCATAGCATCAACCCGCAGGTGCTGCAGAGCCGCGCCATCTTGGAAGAGGTGCAGGAAACCTGCGAGGCCATTGAGCGGCAGGTGGGCGAGCGGCTGTTCTACGCCGCCGCCGCCAGCCAGGACCACCGCCTGCCCGACCTCAGCAGCATGGTCGACGACTACTGGAAGCTGCGCTACCGCCGCACGCTGCAAAGCTGGAAAACCACCAACCTGCCCCCGGTCATCACCCACAACCTCGTCGATGATGCCAACGACGACATCCTCAACTTCGTGCGCGGCGCCAACCTGGTGAACAACCGCCACGACCGGGTGAAAATCGTGTACCACCCTGATTTCGTGTCGCCCACGTCGCCGCTGTTTGGCATGGAGTACGGGCAGTTTGTGCGGGGCTGCCATCTGGGCATCTTCCCCAGCTACTACGAGCCCTGGGGCTACACCCCGCTGGAGTGCGTGGCGCGCGGCGTACCGGCCATCACCTCCGATCTGTCGGGCTTCGGCGACTACGTGATGCAGAACGTGCCCCAGCACGAAGACAAAGGCATTTTTGTGGTGCAGCGCCAGGAAAAGAGCTTCGACGAGTCGGCCGAGGAGCTGACTGAGATGCTGTGGCAGTTTGTGCTGCTCAACCGCCGCGAGCGAATCATGCAGCGCAACAACGTGGAAAGCAACGCCGAAATCTTCGACTGGAAAAACCTACGCGTGTATTACGACCGCGCCTACACGCTGGCTCTGGAGCGGCAATAAGTGTTTGTGTTGCCATTCCCAAAACCTGGCCTCCCGTAGCGGAGGCCAGATTTTTTTTTTGGTCGATACCTGCTCGAACTAGGCGGAGACTTTGCGGAAACAACGCAAAAAAAGTCCTGGCCACGCAAGACGCAGCCAGGATAAGATCAGCGGCTCAAAGCCAGCCCGAAGTTAGGGCCGGAGCACCTGATCAATGACGTGCACGACACCGTTGGTAGCCAAAATGTTGGCGGTAGCAATGTTGGCGGCTGTGCCGCTGCCGCCCCGCACCGTAAAGCCAGTACCGACAGCAGCCACCGTCACGGGGCCACCCAGCGTCGTGACGGTGCCGGCCGCCAGATCAGACGAGAAAACGCGGCCCGTCCCAATTACGTGACGCGAAAGAATAGCCGTCAGGTCGGCATCCGACACCGAACTTAGTGGCGCGGTACCCAACAGTGCCCGGAAAGCAGCATCTGTGGGAGCAAACACCGTTACGTTGGCACTCTGGGTGCCGGCAGCCGCCAGAATAGGCGCGGCGGCTGGGCGCTGCAGCGCCTGTAGCAGCAGCGTAAACTCGGGGTTGGTGGTGCGGGTAGCACTGGCCGCCACAATAGCTGCAATAGTCTGGCTCGGCGGCATCAGCACGTTGTCGATGGCATGGATGGTGCCGTTGCTGGCCGCTACATCGGCTGTCACCACACGGGTGCCACCATTAATAAAGATGCCCGTTCCGTTTTTAGTCAGATACAGCGTGTTGTCGTTGATAGGCGTGCCGCCCACGGAAGTAGCAGGCCGGGCCGTAGTGGCAGAGCTGCTGCCATTGGCAATGTCAGCGGCCTTCACATTGGAGCCGAGCACGTGGTAGAGCAGAATGCCCCGAAGCGTAGCAATCTGGGCAGGATCGGTGATGGCCGTAATGTTGGCAGCGCTGTTGAAAGGCGCCGACAGCTTGGCAAACGCATCGTTGGTGGGCGCGAATACAGTAAAGGGCCCGGTACCACTCAGCGTGGTGGCCAGATCCGCCTTCGTAACGGCGGCAACCAGGGTGCTGAACGCTGGGTTACCCTGCGCCACCTGCACAATATTCTGGGCTGGCGTGGCCATAGTAGTGTCTTCGTCGTCATCGCAGGCTACTAAGCTGAGGCTACCAAGCGCAAATAGGCTCAGCAGTAGCGTGCGAAACAGGTTCCAGGCAGTGGGAAAGGTGGGTGTGTTCATTGCGTTGAACTTTTAAGGGTGAAAGTTTGAACAACACTCATAATACCAGCATCTTCAACTGATGTTGAGGAGGGCCAAAATTTTGTAATTACGCTGCACCAGGTGCTTTGTCAGGGTTACATCTTTGCGGTATGCGCCATTCGTTCCGCTTTCGTTTTCGTGTTTGTCTGCTGGCGGGGGTGTGCCTGCTGGGCGGCACCACTCTGGCCCGGGAGTTCTGGCTGCAGCCAGCCCAGTTCTTCGTAGCGCCCGGCACCAGCCTGGCCCTGCGCGTATTTGTGGGCGAAAACTTTACTGGCGAACGGTGGGCCGGCAAAAGCAGCCGCGTCACGCGCCTCACCCACTTCGCCCCCTCCGGCCCGCACGACCTGCTGCCCGCCGCCACCACTGCCGACACCCTGCACGCCGCCCTGACGTTCCAGGAGCCGGGCACGCACCTGGTGGCCCTGGCCACCAACAACACCAGCAGCACTCTTGAGGCCAGCCAGTTCAACACCTACCTTAAGCAGCAGGGCCTCGACTACATTCTGCTGGAGCGGCAGAAGCGCGGCACCCTCAACCAGCCCGGCCGCGAGGCCTACCGGCGCTGCGCCACCACACTGGTGCAAGCCGGTGCCCCCGCCGCCCTCGACACGGCCCGGGCCTGGAGCCGACCCACCGGCCTGCCGCTGGAGCTGGTGCCCGAGCAGAACCCCTACACTCTGAAAGCCGGCGCCTCGCTCACGGTGCGGGTGCTGGCTGAGGGGCTGCCCCAGGCCGGCCAGCTGGTGCAGGTATGGCAGCGCAGCCCCGGCCAGCCCGTCCGGATTAGCAAGCTCTACAGTAACCAAAACGGCCGGGTGCTGTTACGTCTATCCGGGGCCGGGACGTTTATGCTCAGCACCGTCAGAATGGTGCCTGCCACGCTTCCTGAGGCCGACTGGCAGAGCACCTGGGCAAGTCTCAGCTTTGGATTTCGGCCGTTAGCAGCCCGTTGAGCGGTTTTTTTTTTAGAAAATTGTTCAACCGCTTGCGCCGCTTCCGACGAATCTTTTTTTTATTACCTTCGCAACTCTCTTACAACTCCGAACCACCGACGGTATGAAGTACTCAATTGATAAAAAGGAAACGTACACGATAATTACGATCGACGAGAAGAAGCTGGACACCACCGTAGCTCCCGACCTGAAATCGGAATTCGTGAAGCTGAATGCCGAAGGAATCAACAACCTGATCCTCGACCTCAGCAACGTAAAGTACACCGACTCATCGGGGTTGAGCTCTATTCTGATTGCCAATCGCCTGTGCAATTCCACCGGCGGCCTGCTGGTGCTCACCGGCCTGCAGGACCACGTGATGAAGCTCATCACCATCAGCAAGCTCGAATCGGTTCTGCACATTCTGCCCACCGTGGAAGAAGGTATCGACCGGATTTTCCTACACGCCATTGAGCGCGATCTGACAAGCAAAGAATAGCGTTTTTTCAAGTTGTCAGTTGTTGGTTGTCAGTTGTCAGACTTTAGGTTAGCTGGCACCTGACAACCAATTTGTATTTCATCCCCCTGGGAACTGCCCCTGACACCCCTCCACTGACCATACCCAACTCTCTTGGAGTTTGAGCTCAAAATCCTGGGCAGCGCTTCGGCCACCCCGTTCATGGACCGGCACCACACGGCGCAGGTGCTCACGGTGGGCGGCACCCAGTACCTGATTGACTGCGGCGAAGGCACCCAGCGCCGGCTGATGGAGCACAAGATCCGGCACCAGCGCATCCACACCATCTTCATCAGCCACCTGCACGGCGACCATTTTTTCGGGCTGTTCGGCCTGCTGGGCACCATGCACCTGAACGGCCGCACCGAGCCGCTGAAGATATTCGGTCCGCCCGGCCTCGATGAGGTGCTGACCATGCAGTTCCGGCATTCGTACACGCACCTGAGCTTCGAGCTGGAGTTTACGCCGGTGGATACCACCCAGCACCTCCAGATTTTCGAGGACAAGCACCTGACGGTGCACACGCTGCCCATGCGCCACCGCATTCCGTGCTGCGGCTACCTGTTCCGCGAAAAGCCCAAGCGCCGCCGCCTGCTGGCCGAGCGCCTGCCCGATGGCCTCACCCCCGCCCAGCTCACGGCCCTCACCCTCGGCGACGACCTGCTGGACGACGCCGGCCAGCTGCTGGTGCCCAACGCCGCCGTCACCACCGAGCCCAAGCACGCCCGCAGCTACGCCTTCTGCTCCGATACGCTGTACACCGAGGGCCTAGCCGATCTGGTGCGCGGTGTGGATCTGCTCTATCATGAGGCCACCTTCATGGACGATATGCGCGAGCGGGCCGCCGTGACGCACCACTCCACCGCCCGGCAGGCCGGCCTGCTGGCCCGTCGCGCCGAGGTGCACCGCCTGCTCATCGGCCACTTCAGCAGCCGTTACCGCGACCTGGAGCCGCTGCTGACCGAGGCCAAAACCCAGTTCGAGTGGACGGAGCTGGCCGTGGAAGGCCTGTCGGTTTCGCTGGCCGAGTAGCAGCGCGTCATGCAGAGGCGCAGCCGAAGCATCTCGCGTGCTGACGCCTGACTACCATTACAACGTCAGCACGCGAGATGCTTCGGCTGCGCCTCTGCATGACGTTCGTTTTAGCACCCGAAATCAACCGTTGATTTCTCTCTCCCCTCCTATGCCCCAACCCTTATCCCACAAAAAGCAGCAGCTGTACCTGGTGCTCAGCGGCATTTTCATCGTGAATGCGCTGCTGGCCGAGATTATCGGGGTGAAGATTTTCTCGGTGGATGCGCTGATGGGGCTGCCCGGCAACCTCACGGCGGGCGTGCTGATCTGGCCCGTAGTGTTCGTGACCACCGATATCATCAACGAGTACTTTGGCAAGGAAGGCGTGCTACGCGTGAGCTACCTCACGGTGGGCCTGATTCTGTTTGCCTTCCTCGTGATTTACGCCACTACCCTGCTGCCCCCGGCCGCCTTCTGGCTCGATGCCAACAAAGCCGACGCCCAGGGCCGGCCCTTCGACGTGGACTTTGCCTACCGCAGCATTTTCCGGCAGGGTCTGGGCATCATTGCGGGTTCCATCACGGCGTTTGGTATCGGGCAGGTGCTCGATGCCACGGTGTTTCAGCTGCTGCGCCGGGCCACCGGGGGACGCTACGTATGGCTGCGCGCCACGGGCTCCACGCTGGTTTCCCAGCTCGTCGATTCGTTCGTGGTGCTGTTCGTGGCCTTCTACGTGTTCGGCAACTGGACGTTGGAGCAGGTGCTGAGTGTGGCCAACGCCAATTACTGGTATAAATTTGCCGCCGCCATCCTGCTAACGCCCGTGCTCTACCTCGCCCACTTCCTCATCGACCGGTACCTGGGTGACGAAGCTACCCACGAGTTGCAACAGGAAGCCGCTGCTGATGCGGCGGTGTAACTTGCTTTCTGTTATCTAATAATACTGATGCGTTCTGCTATTCTGGTTTTCTGCCTGCTGTTGCCGCAGGCCATCTACGCTCAATTCAAGAAGTTTGAACCCGGCACGTACATCCTGGATGCCGACCGGAAAACCCGGCATGATGCAGAGCTGAAGCTGAAAAGCAGCACGCAGCTGGTAGTGCGTGAAGGCCGCAAGCAAAACCTAACGCTAAGCCCCAAGGACATTTACAGCTTCCGCATCGGCCCCCGGCGCTATCGTACGGCCCGCGGGTTTGAAGTGAAGAAGGGGCTCGGCCGAGAATATGTTGACGAAGGATTTGTTCAACTGCTGGACAGCGGGCAGGTCTTGCTGATGCGTTACGATTACGAAATCAACTCTCCTAGCCACATGGGAGCTGGCGGCATGATGTCCGGGGGCTTTAGCTATGCCGAAAGCGTGTACCTGCTTCGTGGAGCTACCAGCTACAGTGCTCCGGTTGTCATTAAAGGCAATGGCAACGCCAAAGAACAGGAGCTACTGAAATCTACCCTCACCTACTACGTTGCCCAGCGCCCCGACCTGGCCCAGCTGTTGCAGGATGGGCGCATCTTTATCGGCAACCTGCAGTCGTTTGTTCACGCCATCAACACCGGCCAGCCTTTCAATTAACCCTGATCAGGCGCTGCCAACGCGCCCCTACCCCGAATCTCATGTCCCGCATCCTCACCGGCATTCAGAGTACCGGCCGCCCGCATCTGGGCAACCTGCTCGGTGCCATCCTGCCCGCCATTGAACTCTCCAAAAGCAGCGCCAACGAGAGCCTGCTGTTCATTGCCGACCTGCACTCTCTCACCACCGTGCGCGACGCCGAGCTGCTGCGCCAGAACACCTACGCCGTGGCGGCCTCCTGGCTGGCCTGCGGCTTCGATACCGACAAGAACCTGTTCTACCGCCAGTCCGACGTGCCGCAGGTGACGGAGCTGACGTGGTACCTGAGCTGCTTCACGCCCTTCCCGATGCTGGCCAACGCCCACTCGTTCAAGGACAAGAGCGACCGGCTTTCCGACGTGAATGCGGGCCTGTTCACGTATCCGGTGCTGATGGCGGCCGATATCCTGCTCTACGACGCGGAAATCGTGCCCGTGGGCAAAGACCAAGTGCAGCACCTGGAAATTGCGCGCGACATTGCCTCGGCCTTCAACAATCGCTACGGCGAAACCTTCGTGCTGCCCCAGTCGCGGGTGGACGAGCAGATCCAGACAATCCCCGGCCTCGATGGGCAGAAGATGAGCAAGAGCTACGGCAACATCATCGACATCTTCCTCGACGACAAGGCGCTGCTGAAGAACATCAAGCTCATCGTATCGGACAGCACGCCGCTGGAAGCCCCCAAAAACCCCGATACCGACACCACCTTCAAGCTGTTCTCGCTGCTGGCCACGCCCGAGCAGACCGCCGAGATGCGCCAGAACTACCTTAACGGCGGCTACGGCTACGGCCACGCCAAGCAGGCCCTGTACGAGGTTATCCGCAGCCGTTTCGCCCAGGAGCGGGAGCAGTTCAACTTCTACATGAACAACCTGCCCGAAGTGGACCGCAAGCTGGCCGAAGGCGCCGCTAAAGCCCAGGCCTATGGCTCCGAAGTGCTTAATAAAGTGCGCGAGAAAGTAGGCTACCAGAAGCGGTAGAATACATCTGTCATTGCGAGGAGGCACGACGAAGCAATCCGTCCTCTTCAAGGCGACAAGTCTCGAACAAGCAGAAAGCCCCTGCCGTCAATACGAACGGCAGGGGCTTTTCGCGTCTTTGAAGCTTGTCACTTCGGACAGGACGGATTGCTTCGTCGTGCCTCCTCGCAATGACAGAAAACTCAATACGGCAGGCCGTCGATGTTGGGGTGGCGCTGTTCCTGGTAGAAGCTGAATCCGACTTTGCTGCCGCGGCTGACCTGCTGGTTTTCCAGCTTCTGCTTCACGGAAATACGCTGGATGTCGGTGAGCGGCGGGGCAATCAGGTCGTTGTTGACGGCCGCAATCATGGCGCTTTCCACGAACAGGCGCAGGCTGTCCGGCGTCACGGGGTTGTCCGACATGTCGTTGTCGGGCAGTTCCAGTTGCTGCACGCCTTCCAGGAAATAGTGGCTGTCGATGTTGATGAGCAAGCGGCCCACTAGGTAGCCGGGGTCGTTGAGACGCTGGTATTTGATGCTGTCGGCCATGAAGTTGTAGGCCATAATGTGCCCGAAGAAGCGCCGGCGGAAGTCCTCCTCCACATATTTCGTATCCATCGGGCCGTAGTCGTCGGGGAAAGTGACGATGTTGGAGTGCATCACAAACACCAGCAGGTCGCCGCTGAAACGGATGTGAAATTCCATGTCGTTGACCGGCCGGTACTCGATGATAACCGAGGAATCGACGGGCGAAATACGGCGGCTCAGCTCCACCACCAGCTCCTGCGACACCTTGCGCAGCATGTCAAACGTGGCCAGGGTATTGCGGTAGATAGCCTGTTTTGCCGACGACTTCTGTTTGAGGCCGTCGGAAATCAAATCAAGACGGTCTTCGGGCGACGGAGCCGGCTCGCCGGGCGCATTGGGGGCATTGCCCTCGGAGTTGGGCGTGCCGGCCGTGGCGGGCGTTACGTGGGGGGCGCCGGGCGTGCCGTCGTCGGTTTGGGGGGAAGTGGCGGGAGTGATGGGGGGCAGTTCGTCCATGTAGTAACAACGCAGCGGCAACCGGCCAAACCGGTCGCCAGTGAAACAAAGGCCAGACCGAAGCCCGCACCCGTAAAGCA is from Hymenobacter yonginensis and encodes:
- a CDS encoding glycosyltransferase, with the protein product MQVPAAAPAPLAPDALLVEVAWEVCNQVGGIYTVIRSKVPATVQGWEDRYCLLGPYFAQQAQSEFEPYDDYQLSTLSDPFAGAVREMRKLGYDVHLGVWLVTGRPRVVLINPYQAYPQLGQIKSDLWHHHGIPTPDHDDLLHQVEAFGHLAKIYLQTLAAEVVPPQRVVAHFHEWMTGVAIPALRREQTPLHIVFTTHATLLGRYLAMNDPNFYEHLMLVDWEAEAKRFNIETAVRIERAAAHGSHVFTTVSELTVRECIYLLDRIPDAVLPNGLNIERFVALHEFQNLHQQYKAKIHEFVMAHFFQSYSFDLDKTLYLFTSGRYEYHNKGFDLTLEALARLNYRLQQSGLEGNVVMFFITKRPFHSINPQVLQSRAILEEVQETCEAIERQVGERLFYAAAASQDHRLPDLSSMVDDYWKLRYRRTLQSWKTTNLPPVITHNLVDDANDDILNFVRGANLVNNRHDRVKIVYHPDFVSPTSPLFGMEYGQFVRGCHLGIFPSYYEPWGYTPLECVARGVPAITSDLSGFGDYVMQNVPQHEDKGIFVVQRQEKSFDESAEELTEMLWQFVLLNRRERIMQRNNVESNAEIFDWKNLRVYYDRAYTLALERQ
- a CDS encoding fasciclin domain-containing protein; its protein translation is MNTPTFPTAWNLFRTLLLSLFALGSLSLVACDDDEDTTMATPAQNIVQVAQGNPAFSTLVAAVTKADLATTLSGTGPFTVFAPTNDAFAKLSAPFNSAANITAITDPAQIATLRGILLYHVLGSNVKAADIANGSSSATTARPATSVGGTPINDNTLYLTKNGTGIFINGGTRVVTADVAASNGTIHAIDNVLMPPSQTIAAIVAASATRTTNPEFTLLLQALQRPAAAPILAAAGTQSANVTVFAPTDAAFRALLGTAPLSSVSDADLTAILSRHVIGTGRVFSSDLAAGTVTTLGGPVTVAAVGTGFTVRGGSGTAANIATANILATNGVVHVIDQVLRP
- a CDS encoding DUF4198 domain-containing protein produces the protein MRHSFRFRFRVCLLAGVCLLGGTTLAREFWLQPAQFFVAPGTSLALRVFVGENFTGERWAGKSSRVTRLTHFAPSGPHDLLPAATTADTLHAALTFQEPGTHLVALATNNTSSTLEASQFNTYLKQQGLDYILLERQKRGTLNQPGREAYRRCATTLVQAGAPAALDTARAWSRPTGLPLELVPEQNPYTLKAGASLTVRVLAEGLPQAGQLVQVWQRSPGQPVRISKLYSNQNGRVLLRLSGAGTFMLSTVRMVPATLPEADWQSTWASLSFGFRPLAAR
- a CDS encoding STAS domain-containing protein — protein: MKYSIDKKETYTIITIDEKKLDTTVAPDLKSEFVKLNAEGINNLILDLSNVKYTDSSGLSSILIANRLCNSTGGLLVLTGLQDHVMKLITISKLESVLHILPTVEEGIDRIFLHAIERDLTSKE
- a CDS encoding ribonuclease Z is translated as MEFELKILGSASATPFMDRHHTAQVLTVGGTQYLIDCGEGTQRRLMEHKIRHQRIHTIFISHLHGDHFFGLFGLLGTMHLNGRTEPLKIFGPPGLDEVLTMQFRHSYTHLSFELEFTPVDTTQHLQIFEDKHLTVHTLPMRHRIPCCGYLFREKPKRRRLLAERLPDGLTPAQLTALTLGDDLLDDAGQLLVPNAAVTTEPKHARSYAFCSDTLYTEGLADLVRGVDLLYHEATFMDDMRERAAVTHHSTARQAGLLARRAEVHRLLIGHFSSRYRDLEPLLTEAKTQFEWTELAVEGLSVSLAE
- a CDS encoding queuosine precursor transporter produces the protein MPQPLSHKKQQLYLVLSGIFIVNALLAEIIGVKIFSVDALMGLPGNLTAGVLIWPVVFVTTDIINEYFGKEGVLRVSYLTVGLILFAFLVIYATTLLPPAAFWLDANKADAQGRPFDVDFAYRSIFRQGLGIIAGSITAFGIGQVLDATVFQLLRRATGGRYVWLRATGSTLVSQLVDSFVVLFVAFYVFGNWTLEQVLSVANANYWYKFAAAILLTPVLYLAHFLIDRYLGDEATHELQQEAAADAAV
- the trpS gene encoding tryptophan--tRNA ligase; translation: MSRILTGIQSTGRPHLGNLLGAILPAIELSKSSANESLLFIADLHSLTTVRDAELLRQNTYAVAASWLACGFDTDKNLFYRQSDVPQVTELTWYLSCFTPFPMLANAHSFKDKSDRLSDVNAGLFTYPVLMAADILLYDAEIVPVGKDQVQHLEIARDIASAFNNRYGETFVLPQSRVDEQIQTIPGLDGQKMSKSYGNIIDIFLDDKALLKNIKLIVSDSTPLEAPKNPDTDTTFKLFSLLATPEQTAEMRQNYLNGGYGYGHAKQALYEVIRSRFAQEREQFNFYMNNLPEVDRKLAEGAAKAQAYGSEVLNKVREKVGYQKR